From a single Intestinibaculum porci genomic region:
- the pepF gene encoding oligoendopeptidase F, producing MSNTIKERKDMDPQYMWDLSTLYKNDEEWSQAVTEIEECITKISKYQGKLNNAKTIRAFLDEDTQLGRLLSNYFCYASLRNCEDTRQSAGQAMEAKAYAVYTKYAQATSFAQPEILSLDEETLKAIVKDEQLAPYAFYMQKLLDEKPHVLSAKEEALLASFTEVLGAPGKISESLQDADMVFDDALDANGEAHEVTQSNYILLQMNEDRVLRKNAFESFYKGFRQHINTFAQTYNACVKEAAASAQVRHFDSSRAMSMAEEHVPVSVYDGLVDTVRKFMPAMYRYVRLRKQILGLEELHYYDVYTPLVAGSSKKYTYEEAKQMVLDAVAPLGEDYVNRVKQAYQDRWIDVYPNAGKRGGAFSSGTYDSNPYILTSFTGTLDSVSTIAHEMGHSQHTWLSNHHQQPQNADYTLFVAEVASTVNENLLIEQLLAKTTEPKERLALLNHYLEGFKGTVYRQTMFAEFEREAHSMAERGEALTAEALNHLYKGLIHDYFGDDLVIDDEVAYEWARIPHFYRPFYVYKYATSYSAAVALSEAILKDGDTAVKKYLEFLSMGGSAYPLDELKHAGVDFTTSAPVERALTKFNDILDDVEETLKQL from the coding sequence ATGTCAAATACAATTAAAGAACGTAAAGATATGGATCCTCAGTATATGTGGGATTTATCAACTTTATATAAAAATGATGAAGAATGGAGTCAGGCGGTTACTGAAATTGAAGAATGTATTACCAAAATTAGTAAGTATCAAGGAAAGCTTAATAATGCAAAAACAATCAGAGCTTTTCTCGATGAAGATACCCAGTTAGGAAGATTACTTTCTAATTACTTCTGTTATGCATCCTTACGTAACTGTGAAGATACCAGACAAAGCGCTGGACAGGCGATGGAAGCGAAAGCTTATGCTGTTTATACAAAGTATGCCCAGGCTACCAGCTTTGCCCAGCCAGAAATCTTATCGTTAGATGAAGAAACGCTAAAAGCCATTGTGAAGGATGAACAGTTAGCTCCTTATGCATTTTATATGCAGAAATTATTAGATGAAAAGCCTCATGTCTTATCCGCTAAAGAAGAAGCTTTATTAGCATCCTTTACGGAAGTTTTAGGTGCACCAGGAAAGATCAGTGAAAGCCTGCAGGATGCAGATATGGTTTTTGATGATGCATTAGATGCCAACGGTGAAGCTCATGAAGTGACACAGTCTAATTACATTTTATTACAGATGAATGAAGATCGTGTCTTAAGAAAGAATGCTTTTGAAAGCTTCTATAAAGGCTTCCGTCAGCATATCAATACCTTTGCGCAGACCTATAATGCCTGCGTTAAGGAAGCAGCAGCTTCGGCGCAGGTACGTCATTTTGACTCTTCCCGAGCTATGAGCATGGCGGAAGAACATGTGCCAGTATCTGTTTATGATGGTTTAGTAGATACGGTCAGAAAGTTTATGCCAGCGATGTATCGCTATGTTCGTTTAAGAAAACAGATCTTAGGCTTAGAGGAATTACATTACTATGATGTTTATACGCCATTAGTGGCGGGATCTTCTAAGAAGTATACTTATGAAGAAGCTAAGCAGATGGTCTTAGATGCTGTTGCTCCGCTTGGTGAAGATTATGTCAATAGAGTGAAACAGGCTTATCAGGATCGCTGGATCGACGTTTATCCAAACGCCGGCAAACGCGGTGGGGCTTTCTCTAGCGGGACGTATGATTCTAATCCTTATATTTTAACCAGCTTTACGGGGACATTAGACAGTGTCAGCACCATTGCTCATGAAATGGGACATTCCCAGCATACCTGGTTATCCAATCATCACCAGCAGCCGCAAAATGCAGATTATACATTATTTGTGGCCGAAGTGGCTTCCACAGTCAATGAAAACTTACTGATTGAACAGCTGCTCGCGAAAACGACTGAACCAAAGGAACGTTTAGCCTTACTCAATCATTATCTGGAAGGCTTTAAAGGAACTGTTTATCGTCAGACGATGTTCGCTGAATTTGAAAGAGAAGCCCATTCGATGGCCGAACGTGGGGAAGCTTTAACCGCTGAGGCACTCAATCATTTATACAAAGGCTTAATTCATGATTACTTTGGTGATGACTTAGTCATTGATGATGAAGTGGCTTATGAATGGGCACGTATCCCTCATTTCTATCGTCCGTTCTATGTTTATAAATATGCGACTAGCTATTCGGCAGCGGTAGCCTTATCAGAAGCGATCTTAAAAGATGGTGACACAGCGGTGAAGAAATACTTAGAATTCTTATCGATGGGCGGCAGTGCATATCCACTTGATGAATTAAAACATGCAGGTGTTGACTTCACGACAAGCGCTCCCGTAGAAAGAGCCTTAACGAAGTTTAATGACATCTTAGATGATGTGGAAGAGACATTAAAACAGTTATGA
- a CDS encoding ABC transporter ATP-binding protein, translating to MSEIILKIEGLKKYYGNNDNLVKAIDGINLTIEEGQFVSILGASGSGKTTLIELMSGILKPTSGEISINGKDITELEEPDLTIMRRENIGIVFQKFNLLNMLTGYENITLPCKISNKDIDKQYLNQIIKYLEIENQMQKYPIQMSGGQQQRVAIARALMTKPKIVLADEPTGSLDHKNSINTVKLLKKLNEEFKQTIIMITHNKFLTQYTNRIITIEDGKIVKDIKNEIINH from the coding sequence ATGAGTGAAATTATTTTAAAAATAGAAGGCTTAAAGAAATATTATGGGAATAACGATAACCTCGTTAAAGCAATTGATGGTATCAATTTAACAATTGAAGAGGGTCAATTTGTTTCTATTTTAGGCGCATCAGGAAGTGGGAAAACAACATTAATTGAATTGATGTCTGGAATCCTTAAACCAACTTCAGGTGAGATTAGCATAAATGGTAAGGATATTACTGAGTTGGAAGAACCTGATTTGACAATAATGAGAAGGGAAAATATTGGTATTGTATTTCAAAAGTTTAATTTACTAAATATGTTAACTGGGTATGAAAATATCACTTTGCCTTGTAAAATTTCTAACAAGGATATAGACAAACAGTATTTAAATCAAATAATTAAATATTTAGAAATAGAAAATCAAATGCAAAAATATCCTATTCAAATGTCGGGAGGACAACAACAAAGAGTTGCTATTGCTCGAGCACTTATGACTAAACCAAAAATTGTATTAGCAGATGAGCCGACGGGAAGCTTAGATCACAAAAATTCTATTAATACAGTTAAACTTCTAAAGAAATTAAATGAAGAATTTAAACAAACAATTATAATGATAACACACAATAAATTTTTGACCCAATATACTAATCGAATTATTACTATAGAAGATGGAAAAATTGTAAAGGATATCAAGAATGAAATTATTAATCATTAA
- a CDS encoding PhzF family phenazine biosynthesis protein translates to MIKQYIVDAFTDTLFHGNQAAVCLLDEWLPDELLMAITRENRFSETAFLVGHHLRWFTPGGEIDLCGHATLASAFVMLKYICPKKTEIRFQTLSGELMVKRQNDRYVMTFPAYALIPTPVKKAMEEALGVMPTEAYLGRDLLLVYDDENTIRQITPDQEKLLQLPGLMVHVTSKGNDYDCVSRSFGPKLAIPEDPVCGSGHCHIIPYWVSKLHQHDFTAYQASARGGVLYCHAEGQTMTIAGQAVLYAMSDLHINILAK, encoded by the coding sequence ATGATCAAACAATATATCGTCGACGCTTTTACCGATACCTTATTTCATGGCAATCAGGCGGCAGTCTGCTTATTAGATGAGTGGCTGCCTGATGAGCTGTTAATGGCAATTACCAGAGAGAACCGTTTTTCCGAAACGGCCTTTCTGGTTGGTCATCATTTGCGCTGGTTTACCCCTGGCGGAGAAATTGATTTATGTGGTCATGCGACCTTAGCGAGCGCTTTTGTAATGCTAAAGTATATTTGCCCTAAAAAGACAGAAATACGTTTTCAGACATTAAGCGGTGAGCTTATGGTTAAACGTCAAAATGATCGCTATGTGATGACTTTCCCGGCTTATGCGTTAATACCTACGCCCGTTAAAAAAGCGATGGAAGAGGCTTTAGGGGTAATGCCTACAGAAGCTTATTTAGGCCGTGATCTTTTACTTGTCTATGATGATGAAAATACGATTCGTCAGATCACACCTGATCAGGAGAAACTATTACAGTTACCAGGCTTAATGGTCCATGTCACTAGTAAAGGAAATGACTATGACTGCGTTTCTCGCAGTTTTGGGCCCAAACTAGCGATTCCAGAAGATCCTGTCTGCGGTTCTGGTCATTGCCATATTATCCCTTATTGGGTAAGTAAGCTTCACCAGCATGATTTCACTGCTTATCAGGCAAGTGCGCGCGGCGGAGTTCTTTACTGTCATGCTGAAGGACAAACAATGACTATTGCAGGGCAGGCAGTCTTATATGCTATGAGTGATTTACATATTAATATACTTGCAAAATAG
- a CDS encoding prolyl oligopeptidase family serine peptidase, whose translation MNCIVDLYGPTIFSLMNYYASAQNHYDPQSPEGFEIGQKNVLEHPELVEATIPMRYFSADQDTPPLLIMHGSRDMLVPFSQSVFLYQSMKSLGKDVTFYKINDANHGFLGFNNDTVLNIVAEFLKAHI comes from the coding sequence GTGAACTGTATCGTTGATTTGTATGGTCCAACCATTTTTTCACTAATGAACTATTATGCCAGTGCCCAGAATCACTATGATCCACAAAGTCCAGAAGGGTTTGAAATTGGGCAGAAAAATGTCTTAGAACATCCCGAACTTGTGGAAGCGACGATACCGATGCGCTATTTTTCTGCTGATCAGGACACACCACCACTTTTGATCATGCATGGCAGTCGTGATATGCTGGTGCCTTTTTCGCAAAGCGTCTTTCTTTATCAATCTATGAAATCCCTTGGGAAAGATGTGACTTTTTATAAGATCAATGATGCGAACCATGGTTTCCTTGGCTTTAATAATGATACCGTGCTCAACATTGTGGCAGAATTCCTCAAAGCACATATTTAA
- a CDS encoding tyrosine-type recombinase/integrase, with translation MTGPFVWEINSAVSQPTSELLLFSVLYGTGARVSELISIHVSDLRLDKEHSMIVLHGKGNKVRRLPISKDLSTMITCYLKGDDYVDWDSLGYLFYSQQHAPYTRFAINYMINSWKKGVNEIYPNVLPEHIHPHMIRHSNATHLLDESVDLYEIKMFLGHASIETTQIYATPDLGKIKVDIEKAAANIQINNKYDELKTGELINFLENLINK, from the coding sequence GTGACAGGACCATTCGTATGGGAAATAAATTCTGCAGTTTCACAGCCGACTTCAGAACTTCTCCTATTTTCTGTTCTTTATGGGACAGGCGCCCGAGTGAGTGAATTGATTTCCATCCATGTTTCTGATCTTAGATTAGACAAAGAGCACTCAATGATTGTACTCCATGGCAAAGGAAACAAAGTGCGCAGACTGCCGATCTCTAAAGATCTTAGCACGATGATAACATGTTATTTAAAAGGTGATGATTATGTAGACTGGGATAGCCTTGGCTATCTATTCTATTCACAGCAGCACGCACCTTATACAAGATTTGCAATCAATTATATGATAAACAGCTGGAAAAAAGGTGTGAATGAAATCTATCCTAATGTTCTTCCTGAACATATTCATCCACATATGATCAGACATTCAAATGCAACGCATCTTCTCGATGAAAGTGTAGATCTCTATGAGATCAAAATGTTTTTAGGTCATGCCAGCATTGAAACCACTCAAATCTATGCAACCCCAGATTTAGGAAAAATCAAAGTAGATATTGAGAAAGCTGCAGCAAATATTCAGATAAATAATAAATATGATGAACTTAAAACAGGAGAGCTGATAAATTTCTTAGAGAACCTAATTAACAAATAA
- a CDS encoding ArsR/SmtB family transcription factor, with translation MEKIYTDTAKILKAIAEPKRLRIMDMLSCGELCACKILEEFHITQPTLSHDMKILVEAGLVNDRRVGKNTYYSLNTENIAHLQAVLGDLLSEKEPCICDQTCA, from the coding sequence ATGGAAAAGATTTATACAGATACAGCAAAGATACTCAAAGCAATAGCGGAACCAAAACGTTTACGGATTATGGATATGCTTTCCTGCGGTGAGTTATGTGCCTGTAAAATTCTTGAAGAGTTTCATATTACTCAGCCGACTTTATCTCATGATATGAAGATTCTTGTCGAAGCGGGATTGGTGAATGATCGTCGTGTTGGCAAGAATACCTATTATTCTTTAAATACAGAAAACATTGCCCATTTACAGGCTGTATTGGGTGATCTGTTAAGTGAGAAAGAGCCTTGTATCTGTGATCAGACATGTGCATAA
- a CDS encoding ABC transporter permease family protein, translated as MNVLKELSRRYYDVYKHSYLPFQVMSVWMCLLNVLLGGSLLYFYVEPNSFYTLYLHRFFFPIVIILTVFNSLFLCMFLHLKTTWRNDEIKQLRLIGFTIEEVGSLFVKEALLAIKAIVLVATIVSFTGSIIAGIVIHIPFLTLLKACGLMIGLNLFLILIVIIDLNIVVKEPRERVEKHSQVHNIYLKNFLSHIRYINTIILLIVIGTVGLSFLFTFAASLDAAQYNKMLLKSDCLVTKIDPIIISDFDPDVDLSPQETLSSQVINNIKKRPEYQIGGALYYNLDHSIGLEVKLPATSPVTGDVYPKIKKHTYAFNLYGADAYVLHKMKVLSGHIDEKKLKSGKYIIYGLDYDRHTLLANDGKVNHTKRYFHVGETIHITRKSKRYSYKIMAICAMNPTVSEERNVVTYGSEVTFYLPTQAYQKIHPDQPRRLLFDTKGDTRSLKRYLTSLHLYSLTRDDVNAYITHAKAFYSVIATIIYGLFVLIGTLLYVSLLSGDLYYYQEELMILRTLGMTPSSLKKLILTNSMIHGIVILFVLSITNGLLFSYLSHSFIHVDIFVYRPVYLPDVICMILIVCSSYLIPLINMKKLSIK; from the coding sequence ATGAATGTACTTAAAGAATTATCAAGGCGATACTATGATGTTTATAAACATAGCTATCTGCCATTTCAGGTTATGAGTGTATGGATGTGTTTACTCAATGTTCTTTTAGGGGGGAGCTTGCTTTACTTTTATGTCGAGCCAAATAGTTTTTATACGCTTTATCTCCATCGTTTTTTCTTTCCCATAGTAATTATATTAACAGTCTTTAACAGCTTGTTTTTATGCATGTTTCTTCATTTAAAGACTACATGGCGAAATGATGAAATCAAACAATTAAGACTGATTGGCTTCACGATTGAAGAAGTCGGCAGTTTATTTGTCAAAGAAGCTTTACTGGCCATCAAAGCCATTGTCTTAGTTGCTACTATTGTAAGTTTTACTGGTTCTATTATTGCCGGGATAGTCATACATATACCGTTTCTGACCTTATTAAAAGCTTGTGGACTGATGATAGGGTTGAATCTTTTTCTGATATTAATAGTTATTATTGATTTAAATATAGTTGTAAAGGAACCACGGGAACGCGTAGAAAAACATTCTCAAGTACATAATATCTACTTAAAAAATTTCTTAAGTCATATACGTTATATCAATACCATTATCTTGCTTATCGTCATTGGCACAGTGGGATTAAGCTTTCTTTTTACTTTTGCAGCGAGTCTAGATGCTGCTCAATATAACAAAATGTTATTAAAGAGTGATTGTTTAGTCACTAAGATTGATCCTATTATTATCTCTGACTTTGATCCTGATGTTGATTTATCACCTCAAGAAACTCTATCAAGTCAGGTGATCAATAATATAAAGAAGCGTCCTGAATATCAAATAGGTGGTGCATTATATTATAACCTAGATCATTCTATTGGCTTGGAGGTAAAGCTTCCAGCAACATCACCAGTAACGGGTGATGTCTATCCCAAGATCAAAAAGCACACTTACGCTTTTAACTTATATGGAGCCGATGCCTATGTTCTTCATAAAATGAAGGTACTGAGTGGTCATATCGATGAAAAAAAGTTGAAAAGCGGTAAGTATATTATTTATGGCTTAGATTATGATCGCCATACCCTTTTAGCAAATGATGGGAAAGTGAACCACACCAAAAGATATTTTCATGTTGGTGAAACTATTCATATAACACGAAAAAGTAAACGTTATTCCTATAAAATTATGGCTATCTGCGCGATGAATCCGACCGTTAGCGAAGAACGTAATGTCGTTACTTATGGGAGTGAAGTTACGTTCTATTTGCCTACTCAAGCTTATCAGAAGATTCATCCGGATCAGCCACGACGCTTACTTTTTGATACTAAAGGAGATACAAGGTCCCTTAAAAGATATTTAACATCCTTACACTTATATAGTCTAACAAGAGATGATGTCAACGCTTATATTACTCATGCAAAAGCTTTTTATAGTGTTATTGCCACAATAATCTATGGATTATTTGTCCTGATTGGAACGTTACTGTATGTCTCATTACTGAGTGGTGATCTCTATTACTATCAAGAAGAACTGATGATTTTAAGGACCTTAGGCATGACTCCTTCATCACTTAAGAAGTTAATCCTTACAAATAGTATGATCCATGGCATTGTCATTCTTTTTGTATTATCAATAACCAATGGTCTTTTATTCTCTTACTTGAGCCATAGTTTTATCCATGTTGATATCTTTGTCTATCGTCCGGTTTATCTCCCTGATGTGATCTGCATGATTTTAATAGTCTGCAGTAGTTATTTAATTCCTCTTATCAATATGAAGAAACTTTCAATAAAATAA